Within Candidatus Babeliales bacterium, the genomic segment GTGTTGCCAGATGTAACTGATACTCAAAATTTATTGGGCGTTCATGAGTAGTTGGTAACTATAGTACCTAGAATTTATTGGAGAGGGGCTTTTTACGGTCCCTCTCTTTTTTTATGCCGGCAGCTTTACAATACAAGAGCCTTCGCGCTACACTTTGTTCAATCGAACAGCCTTATAAATTCTATCTCTTTGGGGATGTAGCTATGAAAAATTTAGCCTCGGTACTTGCATACAAATATTTAAGTTTTAATAACAAAGACAAAAATATCTCGTTTATGATCAAAGTTTGTTTCTTGGGTATTTTTATTGGTACCTTTTCATTAATGCTCACGCTCATTATTACCAACGGCTTTGAAAAAGTGATTCACGAAAAAATGCAGGGCATTAATGCGCATGTGGTTATGTACGCTCCAAAAAGTCAGTTGGACTATACTGGCCTGCGCACGGCACTAGAAGCCGAGTTTGGAGATCAGGTGTGCGGGATTAGTGCCAGCAGCACCCGCCAGGCAATTATTGACCGCGACAAAACACAGAGCGTGATATTTCTCAAGGGTATTGATCAAGATCATGAACATGAAGTTTCTATTTTGCCTGAAAAAATTACGGCTCCCGCTCATGCCGTTGCTACCGTTGGTAAGCAAGATTTGCTCAGCATGTTGCTGCAAGACAACAACATTATTATTGGGCACAAAACGGCCGAGCATTATGGCTTGCAGGTTGGCGATACGTTAACGCTTTTAATTCCAGAACCGGGCGGGCGTAGTAAAATTTTTTTAAATAAAAAGCAGGTCGTGGTGAGTGGGATCTTTTCGGTTGGTTTGGAAGAGTACGACAATAACTTAGCCTTTACTTCGCTTGATTATTTCAAAACGCTTTATGACGATAAAGGTGTTGATCATATCAGTTTGAAAGTTAAAAAAGAGCGTAGTTTCTTTTCTGCCCAAGATACTGAAGTCATGGTGCAGCAGGCGCTCAAAATGCGCTTTCCTCATTTGGTTATTAACTCGTGGAAGGAACTCTATCCGGCCTTGGTAGCATCGCTTAAGCTTGAAAAATATGTCATGTTTTTTATTTTGGCATTGATTACGCTTGTTGCCTGCATGAATATGATTTCGTTATTGTTTATGCAGATTCAGCAAAAGCGGCGCGATATTGCCATTTTTAGAGCCATGGGCATGTCGCGTAAAATGATTCAAAGCATTTTTGTCCGCCTTGGTGTTTTTATAACCTTTTGGTCTGCCGCATTGGGTCTGGGCTTGGCGGCGTGTGTGGGCTTCTTGCTTGAGCGCTATCCATTTATTGAATTGCCGGACGTTTATTATGTTTCACATTTGCCAGCGCGCATGGACGCAGAAATCTTTTTGGTGGTCTTTATTGCGACTATGTTGCTTGGTTTTCTTGCCACATGGTTGCCGGCGCGTCGCTCGCGCACGTTAAATGTTGCACAGGTTTTAAGACAAGAATAGGTTTTACTCTTCAGGTTCTGTTAATCGTTGTTGTTTTGAAAGCAGCATTTTTAAATAAATTTTTGGTAAGAATTCTTGAAGTGCTTTTTTAACTTGTTCACAATCTTCGGGTGCAACTTTGGCCGATGATGGTGTTTGGTCATTGCTGCCAATCTTTGATTTATGCTTTTTGGTAAGATCTACGTCTGCGTCTAGTGCGTGAAGCGGTAGCTTCCAGTAGTGGCCCAGGAAGGTTGTGTAAATTTTCCCGTCGTGATAAGAAAGCAAAAATACAACACGCATAGTGGCGTCGTACTCTTTGCCTCGCACCGTGATTGTTTTTGATGGTACGTATTCTTCAACTAAAAAGTCGCGATTTCTATCTTGTGCCCAGTAGTTGTACGATTTGTCTGGGTTGGTGGCTATGCTGGCAGTATTTTTTAAAATCATTCTGAGTGTTGCGTCTAAATCATTTTTATCAACAATTAAAACGCCCCAGCCATTTGCGGCACTGAGCGGTTTTAAAACAACCGTATTAGTTTTTAGGTCGTTAATAATCGTTTGAGCTAAATCTTTGGTATAAACTTTTGGGTAAGCTTTCCACCGTGGCTTGTATGCTTTAAGTCGATCGTCGTTAAAAAGCAGGCTGGTTGTGTATTTGTTGTTAACGTACGCAGATGTGACGCTGTCTAAAATAATGAAGTCGGGATAATTTTTTTTAAAATCTTGTAAAAGACCTTTTGAGGTGTAGTGATGGCGCAAAACAATAATGCCTTTGCATTCGGTAAGTGATTGTGGCTGAGGGTTGGTTGGCAGTGCCGCAAGTTCTTGAAAGAGCGGATCTCGTTTGAGTTCTGTTAAAGAATCGGCAAATTGACCGCCAATTTCAATAAATTTTTTACCGCCAATAGTTGCTTGTGTCCAGAGTGAATCGGGTTTGCGGCCTACGTACCAAACGGGAAGTCCGAGCTGTGAAAAATAATGCCACATTGCTTCCCAAATTTTACCTTTGCCATAGAGTGTTTCGTGTCCTTTGAAATATGAGCGAGGTCCTTCGCCAAGTTCTAATATTTTTACGTTGCCGTCTTGGTCAAATTTTAAATCTGAGATTACAAATGAGATATCAATAGGAAGGTGGTGCAGTCGTGTTTCAACGTCATTGACAAGTAATGCCTGTATCTCTTTGTCATTGAGTTTGAGTGCATGCTCTCGTGGGGTTTTGTGTTGGTTGTCTGGAATATTGGGGTTAGCGCCCAGCAGTAACAAATGTTCAATAGTTTGTGCGTTGCCTTGTCGTATAGCGTGGTGTAGTGGGGTCTTTCCCAAGCAATCCTGCATATTAACATTCTCGCCGTTGACAATCAGTGTGGTAAGCGTTTCAAGATCGCCAGCGCTGGCAGCGCCGCACAGTGTTTTGAGTTGTGCTGGTTGTGAGCTTGCACGATATTTTGGCTTGTGGATAGTTTGGTCTTGAATCATAAGTTGTTGTTTAACGTGTGTTTTTTCTTTTAAGATATGCCGTTTTTGTTTGGGCGTTACATTGGCCGAAATAGTAGTTGAAAATAAGGAAAATACAAGCAAGAGCTTGGTATGTTTTTGTTTCATAATAGTCTCTTTTTTCTTCATTACACTGATTACACAGTTGTGATGATGGTACAAAACAACCGGCAAGAAAGTCAAATGAGGGTTTAAAAAGAGAATGGGCTCTCATGATTATTCACGAGAGCCCGTAGCGTAATTTGCTGAGTGCTAGTTAGTTAGTTTTTGTTGGTGCTGCATTTCTTAGTAGTGTTACCGGTTTGAGCGGCAGAGATTTACTATTTTGCACGTGCTTTGTTGTTTTCATCATTTTAAAATACAGGCGAGGCAAAGCTTTTTGGAGTGCTAATTTTGCATTGTTGAGATCAACGCTGCTTATTGCTGCACTACTGATGCCGCTTGAACCTATTTTTGAAATATGTTTCTCATTTAAGGTTCCATCGCCAACCAGTGGTTTTGCTGGAAGCTTCCAGTAGCCATCTAAGAATGTTAAGTGAATCTTTTTGTTGTCGTAGTGCATGGTAAATACCATACGCATGGTTGGGTCGTATAGATCACCTTTTATATCGATTGGTTGTGATGATTCATATTCT encodes:
- a CDS encoding ankyrin repeat domain-containing protein — its product is MKQKHTKLLLVFSLFSTTISANVTPKQKRHILKEKTHVKQQLMIQDQTIHKPKYRASSQPAQLKTLCGAASAGDLETLTTLIVNGENVNMQDCLGKTPLHHAIRQGNAQTIEHLLLLGANPNIPDNQHKTPREHALKLNDKEIQALLVNDVETRLHHLPIDISFVISDLKFDQDGNVKILELGEGPRSYFKGHETLYGKGKIWEAMWHYFSQLGLPVWYVGRKPDSLWTQATIGGKKFIEIGGQFADSLTELKRDPLFQELAALPTNPQPQSLTECKGIIVLRHHYTSKGLLQDFKKNYPDFIILDSVTSAYVNNKYTTSLLFNDDRLKAYKPRWKAYPKVYTKDLAQTIINDLKTNTVVLKPLSAANGWGVLIVDKNDLDATLRMILKNTASIATNPDKSYNYWAQDRNRDFLVEEYVPSKTITVRGKEYDATMRVVFLLSYHDGKIYTTFLGHYWKLPLHALDADVDLTKKHKSKIGSNDQTPSSAKVAPEDCEQVKKALQEFLPKIYLKMLLSKQQRLTEPEE
- a CDS encoding ABC transporter permease, producing the protein MKNLASVLAYKYLSFNNKDKNISFMIKVCFLGIFIGTFSLMLTLIITNGFEKVIHEKMQGINAHVVMYAPKSQLDYTGLRTALEAEFGDQVCGISASSTRQAIIDRDKTQSVIFLKGIDQDHEHEVSILPEKITAPAHAVATVGKQDLLSMLLQDNNIIIGHKTAEHYGLQVGDTLTLLIPEPGGRSKIFLNKKQVVVSGIFSVGLEEYDNNLAFTSLDYFKTLYDDKGVDHISLKVKKERSFFSAQDTEVMVQQALKMRFPHLVINSWKELYPALVASLKLEKYVMFFILALITLVACMNMISLLFMQIQQKRRDIAIFRAMGMSRKMIQSIFVRLGVFITFWSAALGLGLAACVGFLLERYPFIELPDVYYVSHLPARMDAEIFLVVFIATMLLGFLATWLPARRSRTLNVAQVLRQE